Sequence from the Cucumis sativus cultivar 9930 chromosome 1, Cucumber_9930_V3, whole genome shotgun sequence genome:
tgtttttaatctctttgtttttgttttgctttagTTGGTCTTGTATTTGTTAAGTACTTcagtgaatttttttaaaaaaaaaaaaatagttttgagaGTTTGTTTGAATCTTTTgacaaaatagttataaacttaatttccaaaattatgaGAATGAAACTAAAATCATGAGAATGAAAAAGTTTCGCATTTTGAATTAGCAAATGAATATaatgaaacattttgttttctttttgcaatgAGTATGAGTTTGTTGTTTGACGAATCCAATTATATAAAAGCattgattttatgttttatattttattaacttcTTACACATACATAGGCTTTAAGTTTTACAGATCTTCGGACTTCTAATCCCAAATACTCTCTAAATACATACTTCTCTTGGATTCAATGTATTAAAGGTTCATAGGAATTTTGTAGTACGAAACATTATGATTCTATTCGGAGCAATAATTTTAACACATCACCAATTTGATCACGAGAAATGTTAAGTGACacctttcaattgtttaatttaggttaaattatagaaaaagacATTCAAATACATTAACTTTTCTTCTAACGTTCGGAACAATTTTTCTACACCAAAAGCAGTTTGATGAGAAGCAAGTTTCCCTCCAGCAATCATCTCAGTCACCTTCACGTTGCTTTTTGTAGATTATCCGTCACCTTATTATCCCTTTCTGCACCATTACGAACCAAACACAATCTTCTGTCATATTTTTAGTATCTATTTTCTAGAAAATGCCAATTTCATTCATTGTCTATTATTGAAAATACATAGCATCACAATGTACGAAACTCAATCATTCCCAGTTAtggcattttttattttaagttatcAGTTATCAGATTCAGgcatttgaatttcaattttcaatctaCCAACTCATACTCATACATTATGTGGCTCCATTGCTCACACATGTGCCTCTAATAACCCATCAAAGATTGTCTTGCGCATTGAAAGTACTGATGCTTGTTTCACAAAAAGACAGCATTCACTCTGTCTAACCATAACTATGCCCATGACCCCTGCAACTGAACATGCAAGCACAAAATAAACATctcaaaagaaacaacaagTCGTGTACACGGTTGAAAAACAATGAAGAAGTGGATTTCAATTCTCTCtcaatcaaattcatttaaatcGTATAAATATCAAAGACATTTGTCGCTCGACAGAgggtgggggggggggggggggaaggGAATCATCACTAGGCCATGCAGTAGATCCTTTTCTGAATGTCTTATTGCAAGTCTGTGAAGTGAAATAACAGCATTTACAGAGAGAAGTGGGTGATTCAAACCTTCAGATGACAAAACTGCAAACGTCTCTTAGTAATAGCCAACACCTCTGAATTCTGATGGGGTGGACTCCTGAGCATTACCTTCTCCCTTCCCCAAAAATACAAGCCGTCCTACATAACAACCAAACTTTATCAACGGAGGTCATATGTGGTGATCCTAGGGCCATTTGTTTCAGCATGCATGAATGTCAAGTCAGCACAAAAGCAATCAAATTCTTTATAATTCCTCCGATTCACAAAGAATCAGGccatgaaaaaacaaatggaaaaacCATAGACCCAAcattataattcaaataccAGTCGGTCAGAATCTATATAGGTTTTTCAGCCTacagaagaaaataaatttgcttttctttttttagttaaaatacaTATCACGTCCAAGAAAGGACATTCACATCGTAAAGAGGCTGTACCTTCGTCACAGTTCAGAACAAAACTTGCcgaattcttttttattaaagatgaCACAAATGGTATGTAGTTTAATTAAGTAGCCATAATACATGAGGAACTCTATATTCATAGAAGCAGGGTACTAAAACATAACAAGGGTTgtaccattttcttttgtaaaagaaaCCGTTTGAAAGAacatatgattaaaaaaaccacaaaagaCCGCTTTAAAGAATGAAGGGGTAAGTGATGTACCATTGCCACGAATCGCAACTTCTCTAATACGTCGAACAAGACCAGTGACTTGATCAGTGAAGATTTTGGTCTCCAAGTTCCCTtccaaatacaaaattgaactGACAAGGACAAATTTACACTGTAAGAATAAAGCTGCAACAAAGAACAGCGAAACTAAGACTACAACAATATCTTTTGTGAGAAACGGAGTAACATGAACCAGAAAAAAACGATAACTACAAAGTTAATAACGGGCACAGTTTGGAATTCAAATTAATCGAGTACAGCTTCCCATCACTATACTAATCAAACATAAGCTCGTTGTTAAGAATTGATGGcagaatataaataaatttctatgatATTATCTCCATGTACCTCAGGTAAATGATCAAGACTGAAATGCTTACCCGGGCACAACATGCTTCATGACGATATTGCCCAGTCTCGTAGGATAAATCGAAACCCGATGCCATTGAACTGCGCACCGATTTGCATACTCTCTGGGTTCCTCGTTAGCCAAGGGTCTCCGATTATTACGAATACCCCCTGTCCCAACTGATAACAGCGTCACTGTTCTTCCACTCTTCAGCTGCTTCTGCAATGGACTTTGCCCCACCTTACCCACCAATATAGCCTTCAAGCAAACACGAAATGTCAATAAGATGAAAATGTAAGCAAAAAAACATCGAGAATCGAAAGTCTCAAAGCACCTATACATCATCCAACGTACCTTATAAATGCCAGCATCGAGGCCATTTTCCAGAGGTCGATTATAGACCGGTCTCGGTTGGGTGGGTGATTGGGACGAGGACGGTGAGAGAGAAGGTTGATTAGTTACTGAATTTGAGTCCAATTCCGTGTACAAGTCCGATTCAATACCGGACTCAGTGATGTCTGATACCGAGCGGAAGGAAAGGTTATTAGTGCAATAGGTTACTGGGAGGATATCGTAATGATGAGAAGCTTTTGAATTCGATAGGAGAGAGCGGCAAAGCCTTCTTGACAGTGCAACCATGGAGGTCATCGTCTTCGTAATTGGCAATCTGTAGAGAAACTCAGAAGTTTAGCGCATGGCTTAAACCCTAGAAAGTTAGAACCCTTCAGATAGTCGAACCGACCCGAACCGTAATCTGGATTATGATGCGGGTTGAGGTTCGGATCGGACcgtgtttttttattctttttcatgctattttatttagagaaattattttcaatattgtctaacttcaaagttaaaattaaatcatccCTACTTAACTTTTCATTTacgattttgaaaattaaatcatcCTACTTaacttttcattatattaatcGTAATTAAAAAGGGAAGTGAGGTCGGGAAGTGAGGTCAAAAATTAATCCAACGATAAATAAGGTGTATAGTGACAGTTTTATTCATCGAGTTATACTTAAATTCAACTTGATCCATAGAAACGTGTCATGgacagaaaaaataaaaaaaaattatcactaTCGATCATTCGAATCTTACGTTAAATCCAAGCAAGTTGCACTTTCGTGTGGTTGTCAAATTTCGTACaacaaaaaagattaatagTGAAGCCTTCAATTATGTCATGAAATTTGTTTGAGAAGTCCATCAAAGTACACAAATTGATGTTGCTGGGGATAACCAAGTCACAATCCTATTCAAATCCATACAAGATATGCTAGGTACAATGAATAACGGGTCATGGTTCTTTGATAATGGTTTAGTTTGtatcataatatattataGCGACCATATTCAATCTctatcttttcaattttcatcttgaATACAAAATCTACATTTGCCTATATGTCATGCAACATAGCTCAACTAAAGTTGTATGCACCTCAAGCACTAACGGTTACAACTCATTAACTATAATAACCAACTCAACGCCTTAAACACCCACATAACATTTAAATCACATGTGTTTTCAAATTAGATGATGACGTAACAATGTATATTAAaactcattaattaatttggtagATATAAGGTATCGTCTATCTTTTcaccaaatacaaatatttctattattctaaaacaaattaagagaaaaaagaaaaaggtataTTATTTAAAGCAAAGTATCAACTTCCATACAAGAATTGGAGcaaaatatgaaacaaaaaaaaagtaaataattgaaagttcatttttaaaaaatgaatttgttttgtcTTAAACTTGATGACAATAATATGAAAGGAAAcatgaaacaaacaaaagcaaaCAAACTATGAactaaatgaataaataactcaaacaaaacaaaaacaaacaaactacgTGACCGCACGACCCATATTCTGCATTTTCCTtctaaaatatagttttaatataataagGATGTGGGTAGGGCGTATGAactatgaattaattatttatgcaTCATCCATTTATTTACTCACAATTGTATCCACCATACACGTGGCAGATATGGAATTTTAACCGTGAGATCATCACCTAAAACGTGCTCTAAGATACCCCGTAGatacttcttaaaaaaaatcacataccataaattaaatcataagtaattttgagtaatattgatatttttgcaTATCGCTtcattgtttaattataatttgtcgtgtgataaattttgtcttgattttttaaattttttctatgtgtataatagtaaatatatcatatactatgtctatttatttattgtgtgTCAGGTCAACATACTTTTAAAACAAGGTGTGGTTCTTCGAATGGAGATTATGGTATTTCAGTACTAAATACTTTCTTACGTAATGAGATGTGTAAATATTAACTTGGATACCATATGAACATTATAACTCTATTGGTATAGTTATTATGTAATACTTCCCtctactaaaattttaatgttcttttgtttgtGGGTCTAGCTATTATAATTCTTCAAACTATTATAGTCACCCCTCGTTTCAAATGTTTGTTAAGAAAGCGAATCTAAAGGAGgtgaaaaagaaggaaaatggagtcttgaaaaatggaaacattgaaggaaaaaagagaaagtaagATAAGAAAATGCTTCAATGGAAAATAAGAGAGaagataacaataatttacTAAGGAGATTATTAATGCTTGTCACTCTCTTTCAATGTCTTTCCAAGTATAAAGTCAGCTTCTATGGCTTTCTTTAAAACAGAGCGTatcaaattccaaattatCCATTAACAGATTAACCAAGCTTTTACGTTGTCTCTTCAATGGCGGACTCGCCAGAGCTTTGATCACAATATTCCACCATTCAAAAAATACTTTGGAGCGAAACGGAACACAGAATTATCATTACAGACCATCTAGAGGCCCACGAAAACAGAGCAGAGAGAAGAGAAGTTCATATTTCAGAGACAGCAAAATCCCAGTCAAATCACTACAGAGTTTCCTCCCATCTATTTCCACTGGGGTGTCTCAATTAATTGCATTTCAtaatcctctctctctctctctctccttatCTCTGTCAATACATCTATGGCGATATTCGATTTACAGAGATAGGCGGAAGAATCGCGAGTTTCTTGGTGAAAAGAGAGATGGATTTGAGAAAAATCGTGGTGATTGTTGAGGATGTTGAAGTAGCAAGAACAGCGTTGAAATGGGCGCTTAATAATCTAATGCGCTATGGCGATTTGATTACTCTTCTTCATGTATTTCCTTCTACAAGATCCAAAAGTAGTTCCAAAGTTCGTAATCGCCGATTGAATGGCTATCAATTGGCCCTAACTTTCAGAGACCTCTGTAACACTTTCCCTAATGTAAGTTTTCCCATTacaaatttttcttgtttcttcattCCTTTTGTTATACTGATGATTTGAGTAACGATAATCATTTTATAGGGTTATGTTACAGACAAAGGTAGAAATTGTTGTGACGGAAGGCGATCAAGAAGGTAGAAAGATCACGGCCATTGTTAGAGAAATTGGAGCTTCTGTGCTTGTAGTTGGACTCCATAGCCATAGCTTTCTATACAAgtaagttttttcaaaattaatcaattatttcacCGTGTTGATGGATTATTGTTTTCATTAGAACTCTGGGAAtcttcattaattattatgtaaTTTATGATCCTGATCTGCCATTAATGAAGGGGGTCCTGTCCTGTCTGTTTACAACTTTTTGTACTGAATGGATCAGAGCCAGAGAGATTTTCTCTTCCCCATGTTTAGAAGTTAAGAACAGAGGATGGAAAAGAGAAACTTTCTGGGAAATTGCTCAAGAAATTGGTCAACTATGTTAGGTTAAGACAGTGTCTCAATgggtttagaattttttaatctttgttttcttatgtGATTAACATGCATGATCATTGTCTAATTAGGATTTTGTGCTTTCTTTAATAGCAGAGGAGTGGTTATTGTTAATTagatctttatatatatatatatatatactcattCCATGTGTATTGCTAAGAACAAATTTAATACCATCCTACTTACAACTATACTTAAATGTCAATTAAACCATCAACTTTTTGTGTTTTGGCTTTGATCTTTTCATCACAAAAATGCCTCTTACCtgacaattttattacaagccaaaaccaaaagtaccaaatttcttttttatgataattggATAGGACCCATTTAATAACAGTCAGTGTCACTCTTTCTTATCATCCACCCAAAATATGTCATCTTTTGATATGACTTGGTGTGGTGGGAGAGAAGTTTCCTTTCCTTAACTTGGGATTTTGAATCATGGGTATGTCTATTGTGTGAGAATATGGTTCATAAAACTAATGTTAGGTGTTGTTTTAGCCttaaaagttatataaaaTACCTCCTAAACTCCATCCATGTGTCCATCTTCTCTTTGCAGTTCATTTCAATAGGATgccaaaagaaattaagaatagaaaattaatacaCAATAATGTAATGTATAAATGTgtaagcaaaaagaaaaaaatgggtgCTAACATATAATGcactcaattatttttcttgcaTAAATTGAGTGGTTAACTATTAGGTGAAATTTTACCTAATAACACACcttctagaaaaataaatatttatgttatttttcctAGGAGATGTGAATGTTATACTATATCTAATATTAGTTGATAAAGTAatgatcaaattaattaaatgggATTTGTATTTGCAATGCATTCAAAATATGTCTAACCTTTAGTTGAGTTCAATTAgacaaaactttaaatatatagaatatctACTTGATACAAGATTAAAAGTTGagaatattttaggtttagGAAAAGGTAGGTTAAATCattcaaaactcaaattgATTGATTCTCCTCTGTGGGCGTGAAATATAGAGAAAGACCTTACAACTAGGGAAAGAAATAACATTGTTACATTGCATGCTATATTACCATTAGCGATTTCATTTACGAGAGATTGTTTTCACTCTCCCTTCTTTGAatcaaaaagagagaaataattaaaaataactagcattttgtttgttaatagGATGGCTATGGAGGAAGAAGATTTAACCAGAATTTTCAATTGCAAAGTGCTGGCAATCAAGCAAGCAACGAACACAGCGGAAGAATCACAAAAGACCAAGAGTGTGGAAGTTA
This genomic interval carries:
- the LOC101206357 gene encoding uncharacterized protein LOC101206357, which gives rise to MDLRKIVVIVEDVEVARTALKWALNNLMRYGDLITLLHVFPSTRSKSSSKVRNRRLNGYQLALTFRDLCNTFPNTKVEIVVTEGDQEGRKITAIVREIGASVLVVGLHSHSFLYKMAMEEEDLTRIFNCKVLAIKQATNTAEESQKTKSVEVIAATTNGSTNMEFSQIEIAKLQAPEVPIQKIPYRICPDPYAIIWRSKKSTRRWTL
- the LOC101210420 gene encoding single-stranded DNA-binding protein, mitochondrial, encoding MTSMVALSRRLCRSLLSNSKASHHYDILPVTYCTNNLSFRSVSDITESGIESDLYTELDSNSVTNQPSLSPSSSQSPTQPRPVYNRPLENGLDAGIYKAILVGKVGQSPLQKQLKSGRTVTLLSVGTGGIRNNRRPLANEEPREYANRCAVQWHRVSIYPTRLGNIVMKHVVPGSILYLEGNLETKIFTDQVTGLVRRIREVAIRGNGRLVFLGKGEGNAQESTPSEFRGVGYY